In one window of Mus pahari unplaced genomic scaffold, PAHARI_EIJ_v1.1 scaffold_6096_1, whole genome shotgun sequence DNA:
- the LOC110314798 gene encoding putative vomeronasal receptor-like protein 4 yields MSSIKNVLYFQSGLGVLANMFLLIFYIFIILRHRPKPIDLISCQLNFVHIIMFLTAGDIWLSDLFASLNIENDFKCKATFYINRVMRGLSLCITCFLSVFQAVTMSPSTSFLAKFKRTLKKYIIYIFFYFWLFNLSFSSNQLFSAGAYTNVSNTNQMKIEKYCSHIPTNNLIRGLILAVTILRDMFLVGVMLTTSAYMVLFLFRHQRQCKHLHSIKYWRASPEKKATQTILVLVVFFVVMYWVDLIILSTSVLLWRYDPVILTVQKFVMNIYPTITPLVQISSDNRIFKCHQAFFKGVISVFFKKEIYFSGLCHHRATLDLNSVDSPTVSRGLSTPQAH; encoded by the coding sequence ATGTCTTCAATTAAGAATGTCCTTTATTTCCAGTCTGGACTTGGAGTTCTAGCCAATATGTTTCTTctgattttctatattttcataatCCTACGTCACAGACCTAAGCCCATAGACCTGATCTCCTGTCAACTAAACTTTGTTCACATAATAATGTTCCTCACTGCAGGGGATATTTGGCTTTCAGACTTATTTGCGTCACTGAACATTGAGAATGACTTCAAATGTAAGGCAACATTTTACATAAACAGGGTGATGAGAGGCCTCTCTCTCTGCATCACCTGTTTCCTGAGTGTGTTCCAGGCTGTCACTATGAGTCCCAGTACCTCTTTCTTGGCAAAATTTAAACGTACACTAAAAAAGTACAtcatatacattttcttctatttttggttGTTCAATTTGTCTTTCAGCAGCAACCAGCTCTTCTCTGCTGGTGCTTATACCAATGTGAGTAACACAAACCAGATGAAGATCGAAAAATACTGCTCACACATTCCCACAAACAACCTTATTAGGGGATTGATTTTAGCAGTGACAATTTTAAGAGATATGTTTCTTGTAGGAGTCATGCTGACCACAAGTGCATACATGGTGCTTTTCTTGTTCAGACACCAGAGGCAATGCAAGCATCTTCATAGCATCAAGTACTGGAGAGCATCCCCTGAGAAAAAGGCCACCCAGACCATCCTGGTGCTGGTGGTTTTCTTTGTGGTCATGTACTGGGTGGACCTCATCATCTTATCCACTTCAGTCCTGTTGTGGAGGTATGACCCAGTCATCCTGACTGTTCAGAAGTTTGTGATGAATATCTATCCCACAATTACTCCTTTGGTACAAATCAGTTCTGATAACAGAATATTCAAATGCCACCAAGCTTTTTTTAAAGGGgtaatttctgtcttctttaaaaaggagatttatttctCTGGTCTGTGCCACCATCGGGCCACTTTGGATctgaactcagtggacagtcccactgtctctagaggactctccaccccacaggcacactaa